One Rissa tridactyla isolate bRisTri1 chromosome 4, bRisTri1.patW.cur.20221130, whole genome shotgun sequence DNA window includes the following coding sequences:
- the PRR5L gene encoding proline-rich protein 5-like codes for MTGGFTVAPLFALQIHKMGSFRRPRPRFMSSPVLSDLPRFQAARQALQLSSNSAWNSVQTAVINVFKGGGLQSNELYTLNENIRRLLKSELGSFITDYFQNQLLVKGLLFLEEKVKLCEGEDRIDVLAEIWDHYFTETLPTLQAIFYPVQGQELTIRQIALLGFRDLVLLKVKLEEILPLVRTKLPASIVQMLLILQSVHEPTGPSEGYLQLEELVKQVVSPYLGLCEDHSFSGSTCLLERRYSRSRPKTGVLNYSSHVTTSRQPSEMALTPLTEQEGEAYLEKCGSIRRHTVANAHSDIQLLAMASMMHTGMVIEESDSTDKCLLLQPSFSHRQCSSEPSIADGPEGVTAASRQDPAELNCTSVS; via the exons ATGACTGGAGGGTTCACCGTAGCTCCGTTATTTGCTCTCCAGATCCACAAGATGGGTTCGTTCAGAAGGCCCCGACCTCGCTTCATGAGCTCCCCAGTCCTCAGTGACCTGCCACGATTCCAGGCAGCTCGGCAGGCCCTGCAGCTCAGCTCCAACTCTGCCTGGAACAG TGTTCAAACAGCAGTGATAAATGTGTTCAAAGGGGGAGGCTTGCAGAGCAATGAACTTTACACCCTCAATGAAAATATCAG ACGGCTGCTGAAGAGTGAACTTGGATCCTTCATCACAGATTACTTTCAG AACCAGCTCCTTGTGAAAGGCTTGCTGTTTCTAGAGGAGAAGGTTAAACTGTGTGAAG GTGAGGATCGCATTGATGTCCTGGCTGAAATCTGGGATCACTATTTTACAGAGACGCTTCCTACACTCCAGGCAATATTCTACCCAGTCCAG ggTCAGGAGTTGACTATCCGTCAGATTGCTCTTCTTGGCTTCAGAGACTTGGTCTTGCTAAAAGTAAAgttggaagaaattcttcctctgGTCCGGACAAAGCTCCCAGCTTCCATTGTCCAGATGCTGTTAATTCTGCAG AGTGTCCATGAGCCTACTGGCCCCAGTGAGGGATACCTACAGCTGGAAGAACTGGTCAAGCAGGTGGTATCACCGTACTTGGGTTTGTGTGAGGATCACAGCTTCTCCGGTAGCACCTGCTTGCTTG agaGAAGGTACTCCAGATCCCGTCCTAAGACTGGTGTACTGAATTATTCATCTCACGTGACGACGAGCCGGCAGCCCAGCGAGATGGCCCTGACCCCACTGACAGAGCAGGAGGGTGAGGCTTACCTGGAGAAATGTGGTAGCATCCGTCGCCACACTGTTGCCAATGCTCACTCAGATATTCAGCTCCTGGCAATGGCCTCCATGATGCACACAGGGATGGTGATCGAGGAGTCAGACAGTACAGACAAatgcctcctcctgcagcccagttTTAGCCACAGGCAATGCTCCAGTGAGCCCAGTATTGCCGATGGGCCAGAGGGAGTCACGGCAGCAAGTAGGCAGGACCCTGCAGAGCTGAACTGCACGTCGGTCAGCTAG